The Drosophila suzukii chromosome 2 unlocalized genomic scaffold, CBGP_Dsuzu_IsoJpt1.0 scf_2c, whole genome shotgun sequence genome segment agtttagaaatgttgaacaaaagtcagccttcttgtaggttttaaattgatgagaagtcggttctatattaaTTGGTTTTTTCCTTGCAGTATAAAGTTCAGTCAGCTGCAATGAACCGTTATACGTATCGGTTGATTCTCGATCGGACGAGTCAGTGTCGCTAGTTCTTGATTGGCGACATATATCTTCAGgctcttttattttatgatccatcaATGCTACGTTCGTTAAATGAATCCCTTCTTCATCGAGTGAAATCTCATTTTGCcgtttgtttttttctatatcaaattgattattattcatctgatttttatctttcgttggctcataagcagcgttcggtcctgcaaaatcacctctctgtagggttgatttccgtatcagatgaggtttctttatcgAGAAatcctgtgattacataacaaAGCCTTGTGCCTTGGGCCAACGGTCTTTTAGgccctagttcaagaagttcaccagttattacacgagaaaatacttcaacccctaaggttaggtcaatgagtcctggttgccgaaagtcaggatctgctaacggcagtccctcgggaatattaagatcggttgcaatcggtactgacggttggtctgtaatgactgtggccGACATAAATACATCCAACtctgatgtacatgatgagagctttagttttgatctgattgctgttgatatttttcctccgattccagatatttcaatcgatGACATTTCCTTTCTtcagataagattcacctgtgatccaccatctattacagcgcgacatgtttgtaggTGACCCGTTGGCCAttgtaatgataccttggcggtcgcgagcagagtatatcctctaGGGTTGTcgtagtcggtccttggtgtaacagtgaatgatggtgttgctggcagactcgacaagtggttggtgatccacagtttttaACCTTATGAACTGttgacaaacaatttgtgcatgcttctgcttgaataatggcttggcgccgtgccttggggtccatttgctggacacggctacatgctctaagattatgttgtcctaggtgacaaatgtcagctctcttcgttgtgaactgcaAGCATGCAAGCTctccgctcaataaacgtcagtacactccttaactttggaatttccgttggtgcattcgctgaattttccagagcagctagagattGCTGGTCtggttttcttctgataagaaaacacaggattggatcccaggattttgtgctgacatcgaggtttttaatagtactcattgagttttttatagtgtcatgtaaggcccttagttggcgcgaggagccgtctataggcttatggtcaataatttttgctatgacGGCGagtactagtatttttccgttctttTGTGGCCTTaaaacgcaaccaggtgtcgtcatagccaccctgtgagaaggctgtgtctttTCCTCGCTTAACCACGAAgtgaactctgtagaatatgtagtttttgactggccgaatatggcttattatgtaccaattagacaaagagatcatggaaccgtggccagtctaaaAACTCGCCgctgaactccggaatgctaattggcggaagtgccaagtttaggctcattggagAGTCGTTTTCcagaagcaggttcatttcgtattcctcgtataatgtgtggaattgatctagctctgcttctgccagggctgcggccccagtaacgcccaatggagatccaggtgcctgtGTAGGGCTGGGCTGACGGTTGGGGTGTTCGAGACTAATGTTAATGAAGACTCCAATTCgatgcatcttctctgcaactgtcggatcaccgtgtcaattgcggaatctcctttgacttgatctcttgttgtgatcttcatgttggccgaagttcgtctcggggccttcggaagcccgcttccagtcggcatgttgtccagaaagaaattctgatatttttcgaccagctccttaagtgctactactTGTAAAGAGTACTCATTttcagtgggtaatgccgcttgctggacttcttcatctaggtcgcaaaactgctgccagagatcgtttaactgactaagcttaccggaataatagacttctcggtggcgtcggtcggcagaatccttgccataattctttatgagctgttggattttcccttgcagctcgttttgggtgtctagtaatcgattgtgtaaatcgattcttgtgtgacttgtttcctcaatgaatgaagtagacatattgtgtgtcttggaaacaaagaatcctgTAAAGCCGGATAAAGCTGtgtgtcctgtgaagctggatgaagctgagtatcctgtgaggctggatgaagctgagtatcctgtgaagctggatgaagctgacgttcctgtgatgctggaagaagaagcgtatccagtgaagctggatgaagctgtgagtcctgtgaagctggatgaagccgagtatcctgtgaagatGGATGAaactgagtatcctgtgaagctggatgaagctgacgttcctgtgacgctggaagaagaagcgtatcctgtgaagctggatgaggctgtgagtcctgtgaagctggattaaacTGAATATCCTGTgcagctggatgaagctgacgatcctgtgacgctggatgacgaagcgtatcctatgaagctggattaggtagacgatcctgtgacgctggatgacgaagtgtgtcctgtgaagctggatgagctATGGTGTTCAGGGCGGGTGGATGTAGTGAACTTAACGGGACTTCTCACCAGACAGAGGTTCAGCCTttggtgggaagggggttgcttgagtgggatcctttgttggtaaaggatcacgtcggggtcaccaatgtttgtgcctaaccgaagtagacacttctgggtcacaccgcgggacaagggggaaATGAGCACTTgacgctggcacggggacgctttgatggcaggacgatcgcgtcgcggcaatggtaacgatggttagtGCGATGCCGAACCAAaagcgatgctggagctgcgctgagggtgagctaacgtggatAGCtactagttgagatagtgtattacgagccctattcccagatgtaggaagtagaaccgcggagttatgaggtgtgttgataactgatttattcttcatttgattccagcttatatactacttggaacacgaaAGATTAATGTAATGTTTAGTGAAATAGGCTATATtttaaagtaggtcagggaattttgtctatggtagcagtttgcgtagttggctcgACCGACACTgaaaaatgtgctgactgcattggcgggacagtgtgccgttgagtcggtgagatgGTGGCTTAGTGAGACATagaatatgctgatcagcaattctcatctgcagtgagtgctactgagcgcctggtactgttcccaacttggctactgcttgatttgttgggtgtggtcatatTGAGTatctttgggtacgaacattctcccccacATTGAGGGGTATCCTCAATTAAggcgtgatgtcggtcagcccttggccGACTTTTATAgaaagcacctaacaaatcattaaCCGAGgaggatctttccttcaactgcggcggttcatgtttgtgattcaggtccttcacatcttcttgatacTGCtcaacactcccctttgcgataaaattgacattaccgtggggactgtgTAGGGGTGTGAAATTATTGGGAAAAGattcttgtattttttaaaatataaaatagcGCTACTGGTTCCGCAACCTGGTGGCAACCACACATCCTAGAAAATACTAAACGATAATTTCGTATTTTCTAACACTGCTTGTCAGAGGGCTTGCACCCGCCATTTGCGTTTTTTCGTTCTCTTATTTTTGATCTTTCGGCCAAAGCACACGCGTTTTAAATCAAATCGAATTTTGCAAAGAAGTGCTAAGTCCAGACAAAAAACTAATAAGTAAACCACCACAAAGCTATTTCCAAACGCCCAAAGTGGCTGGCGTTATTTAGCTGGCACCGATCGCAACATCCAACTTATAGTTGAAAAACTAATTAGGTGAGCATAgggaatttaatatttttcaataattgTGTACTAATGGATAAACGAAAGTAGGAGTGCGCAGCGCTATTTGATCAAATCGCCTGGTGCTCGTTTTGGCCCACTCTGGCTGCCAACACGTGGAGCGGGACTACTCGAGCCGAGCCACATACAGTTTACAAGTGCAAATTTAAGTTTCGAGCCAAGCTTTCCAACCGTTGTAAGACGTAAGGAAAACTTAAGGTAAATAAAAGTAAACCCAGCCTTGACCAGTTAGTTATTATGTTTGCCGTTCCTAGATTGATACACGTGTTGTTCGCCATATAATCCTGACCAGTTGCGAGTAACCTAACCCCGGACTGATGGTTAGCCATCGACACGTCCAACACGAGCGTATCGCGGATGAGTAGACACCCGGGACTCTTGTTCTAGCTGTTGAATCTGCCGCCTCGCAGCTAAGGGTTCACTCCCGATCTCGGCAGCCGATCTGACTGTTGCATCGCTTTTGTAGTTTTTAGAAtagatttaaattttatagaaATTAAGCTTATTACACGGGTACAGTATGTATATTTGGACTTAGATTGACTGTTAactaataatattttgtagtTCACTCCTCGTTTACACACACCGTCCACAAGCCTGTCGACTGCACTGGAAACAGATTTAAAGTATTCATGTTgtaagtacggcatagccgACCGTCTGTTAACATCAATCTGAGCCAAGTAATATAACTATAGAATAACTATAGATTCAAGTTTCGACACCCGTGCTATTTTGTTGAAGACtaccttttttctttttaaaactTAATTGTTAACGTAAATTTTTGAATGAAGAACATAAATGAAGTCATTTGTACCCATTATATGGTTAATCTGCCATGGGCAAGCTAACGTTAAGAAAATCATAAGCAGCCGCCATGGGCAACATAtctttaattgaattttggtACGTATTTGAGAATGAAGTATAAAATGAAGTGAATTTGTTTGCGAATTGGGACACCTGAAGTAACTGTGCATCAGTAATAAGGGCATTGGCCACATACGCAAAGCGAGCCTATGCAAGGTTGGGTGGGTTTTTGAAGAGGAATTAAAGGACATCGGCAATTCCTCACACTTAGTATAAAATTAGATTCTTTGAGCTTTGGTTTAGTTATTCAATAGTTCCCTACTCTGTCTACTATTTAAGTTTATGTGACGGCGCGGTTCTCTAGGTAGCAAAACCCCACTCCCATTTTCCCTGAGCACAGCCGACCCTGTAGGCAGAGTACGCTGCCAGATAGCCGCACACATTGCCGTGTTCGTTACATATTctttggcgcccaacgtggggcgaTCGGAAATCAGGAAAATACCGTATCTTGAGAAGATAACAGAGTTAATTTTTCGTGTCGCTACCCAATGCAATATTCTAAAGTAAAATccaatttattttgaatagTTTCCTAATTTGAGCCTTAATGCGATACTTTGGAATTCAGACATCGCGCGTTCTTGCAGGTGCTGAACCTAGATTATGTTATCGCTCAATCCTAATTCCCATATCAACAATAAATGAATTGCTTCGGAATGTGAGATCTGGGGAAAAGCTCGAATTCGCACCAAGCAACATTATTCTTTTATTAATCACATTTGATACACCTAAGAAAAGTCATTAGAGATTTACTTTGTTGGAAATTTCTAGCAAGTACTCatgattatatttttagagATCAAACATTAAGTCATTACTGCTTTGAGATTTGTTTAGCTGAATAGTTTTTGGAAAGACACTCAGCAGTAGTGCACTTGCTTCCTAATATTAAAAGTCTTTTGCTCAACAGAAACCctaattttatattaatattcatttGATGCACGGTAACTAAAGGATAGTCCCAATTTTAAATCagagttttttatatttacaatATTTGAGAAATTATTATAATACTACAACATGTCAGTTCAGCCTAATCGAGACGAGGTTGCAGTCACCGATAGTGGCGATGAACGTTCTCTTTGTATTATTTGCAATGTTACTATGGTAATAGATACTGAACTTGCAGAAACCCCTTGTAGACATAAATTTCACAAAACATGCGTGGTACTGTGGTTAGGAACTAATGAAACTTGTCCGCTTTGCCGAAGTGCTTGTACCCTGGTACAACTGATAACCTTTCCTGCTGCTCAACCGAATAGGTCTACTAATGATACTAATAGGGAAGTTCGAGGTGCTTCTGCCAATCAAGCTACTGGTACCGTTAACAGAACTAGACCAAACACAAGAGCGAATTCCCATCAGAACTCAACGAATCAGAGAGCACACTCTAGCTTGAGAAGCCAAAACACAACACATAGATCAACTGAACGTTTTAGCATTTCCGAAACTCGAGTACAGCAGTTAATCACAGACTCCTTAGAAACCTTTCGCGTTAGCATGGTTGCAGCAGTAGCGAATGAGAATCAGTAATACGATGTGAAACCTTCAGTTGGCTAATAATTCCCAAAATCTGCGAAATAATATCCCTGTAGAAAATCCTGGTAACTTAAATCGATACAAGCAGAGTTGATAGTAATCAAGGCTCTAGTATACGATTGCCTTCAGGTGATCCTTTGACACAAGCCGTATATCGTCCTGACAAAGTTTCAAGCGTTATTTCTAATTGGAATGTGAAATTTACTGGCATGGCAAATGACATGCCTGTTGAAGACTTCATCTATAGGATAAATAGTTTGACTATACAATGTCTAAACGCAAACTGGAATTTGCTATACCAATTTGCCAACGTACTATTTTCCGGACCAGCTTTACAATTTTACTGGCGTTTCCAGAGAACTTCAAGTGAACCGAATTGGTTTCACCTGTGTACAAGTCTCCGTGAACGGTATAGAGAACAGCGCACTGACGAAGAGATTAAAGACTCTCTTCGATATAGGAAGCAGAAAAGCGGAGAAAATTTTGACGATTTTCTAGATGCTATCCTAACGATTGCAGATGCTTTGCGTGAGCCTATGTCCGACAGTGAACTAGTTACCAACGTTAAAAAGAACCTTAAACCTGAATTACGACTAGAATTATTACATGTTTTGACCCCAAACATCGCCTCCTTAAATGCAGAGTGCCACAAACACGAATGATTTCTCATTAGCATGGCAGGTAGATCGGCAGCCCGGCCTCCTCCAAACCGGCGATTTGTAAATGAGCTAGTGCATGTTGAAGAGTCTAGGGAAGAAGAGAATTATCAAACATTGAACGACGTAGAAATAAATGCGATGCGCAAGGCTGAGCGTTATAAATGTTGGAATTGGGAGGAAACCGGACACAGATATCATGATTGCCTCAAAGCCAGACGCATATTTTGCTATGGGTGTGGTCGTCTTGACACTTATAAGCCTAGTTGCTTGAAATGTAATCCCCCGTCGGAAAACTCGTAAGAGGATGTCCATCAATTCTGACTGGTGGATATC includes the following:
- the LOC139354312 gene encoding probable serine/threonine-protein kinase kinX; protein product: MNEVDILCVLETKNPVKPDKAVCPVKLDEAEYPLDEAVSPVKLDEAEYPVKMDETEYPVKLDEADVPVTLEEEAYPVKLDEALDEADDPVTLDDEAYPMKLD